The DNA segment gtcctgcacagtgctgtgacgggttcctgtcttcttgaaggaagcgaacatcaaatgcctttccgcgttgtactctgggcagtacataatataatgttcgatatccccgcacacaccataTAGAGCAGAGCGGAggcgatgctatgccggtcttatgcatccatgcaggagtgcgagcagaggccgtgcgaattcgatgtagaagggtcgcctgagatcttctcagtcccttggtcacacatggcttgtgggacgcactccacagggtactgaagtgatcgagccccgttttcctgcagagacttttcccatcttgaagtactttttttgatggaatccttgagagagctttatgggcgagactatCTGCCACCTCCTTatcgttgactcctatgtgagagggcacccactggaaatgtaaagtctctgctgtgcagattctgcaccaagcgcagagagcttagagacaaggcgtcagtagggaatccgcgctcttccctctgaagggcagattttgaatcagttaggatgacaacaggcgcgggttcgaacctggcgcgggttcgaacctgaaggtgaaatgctagaggtccgtgttctgtgagatgtcagtgcacgtaaaagaagctcaggcggtcgaaaattttccggagctctccactgcggcatccatagcctgagtcgctttgggacgttaaacatgaACCATAACCAGAAGCACAATATTGATTTTTATGTGCCACATCAACACGGTGAAAAATGTTCCACTGTGGAAAGATTCGTTCTGAGTGTTAGTGTGAAGTAACATATTACGTCGCACTGCTGCGTGTAACTTCATAGATCGTCATTGTTACATATGTATCAAGTTCAGTGCTCTTGCTATTTTTGCTCTTCCATGTTCTCCTTTACTGCTATACATTCTTTTGCCATGCTGATTTCATTGATGTCATGGAGTGAAACCTTCAGAAAATATGACCTGGACTCCGTGGTGATGCAGGGACGAAGCCATTCTGCTGCACGCCCAATGTTACATGTTTGATTCCTTGTGAGAGGCGACTATTTCTGATGCAGACTAAGTACAAAAACTAAACTCCGCGCACATTATTTCAAATCACGTGAAACAACTCTAGGCAGTTGAAATAAATCCAAGGCACTGCACTATACCGTGCCTCATCACCGAGACTGGGTTGGTTTAGAACACACCATAATTTCATTATATTCTtgtcaaattttacatgcattttaACGCAGATGTGTCTGTTATGGCAttttaatataaaaaaaacacaccAGTTCTGCAGCCTAAGCGCGACTGGAAGTTAGGAAGAAGTCACTCTTCTCCCACGTTGTCATGTTTTCAGAAATTATATAACAACAGTGGCACTCTAAGCAGTTTTCTACATTCTAAATTAGCTTTCTACTCCCGCTGGTCAAATAACCCAAAGTTTCTCATGCTATTATTTGTAATTCTGGGTTGTCTTTCCAGAAAATATGTATTCAGTAAATAAATATGTGCCATTAGGCCATATTGTAGGTTTATCAATATACAGAGACCCATGGAGTGATAACTGCTAGCCCTATGCCTGGAAATTCTCTTGTGTATATTCATGAGAATGCCTAGACTATGGAAATATATTTCGATTGATGCTAACAAAGAGAACTTTTGCTCAGGTCTTACGAGGCTATCTTAATTCATGTGGGAGCTGGCACTTCATGAAAGAGAATCTGTCAGGCTGAAAccagctgattttttttaattacaagcCCACTAAGTTTCTATTGCAGCTTTTTCAGCAGACTGACAACCGTGCCGTGTTTTTGTTGCAGCACAGATAATATGCACGATTCTGTTAGGTTTAAACAACTACTAGGAAGTTGCCCTGAGTCTGCAGTGTCCTCAACAGCCAGTCTGCTTTCACACAGTTGTACAGGCTCCGAATGATGGCAGTCCCTTAGCAAATAACCTAATGAAGAGTGATTCCACTTTACTGCCCAAATGCTAAAGGTGTGAGGCATCGGCGCTTTCAACTGGGTGGTCATGCTCGTGCTGTGTGGCTCACTACGCGACTGCACATGGGAGCTTAGCAAAAGGAATGTATAATtcctttttaatgcgacagcattagaggtCCCATTCGCAAGAAAGTGGGCTTCTGTCCGTCCATGACACGAAAAtgaaggtggcagtgaaattaatttaAATAATTTCAATGAAATTCCTACCTGCTCGCCATGAAACTGCGCATCAGCTCATTGGGTGAGAGATAAGACAGCCTCTCAAATAGCTACCCACAAAAATGCGCCTCATGGGAGCTCGGGAACAGTAACCTGTGTCTGGCAAGTCCCATCGGAggctctgtttgaaacagccacctgccgaggcactggcgcatggcttaaccactgcgccaggagtggtataaggacACCCGGCAATTTATGAAAGAAGAGTTTTTGCGCGGGAGGGATCTTGTGCTATTGAATTTCACTCCTAATGGCAGGTTAGGCGGCGCCCAAGCTTTTTAAacttttgttcatgtttttgggCTTAACATGCACCGTGGCCTTCCATTTCCGGTTGCTTCAGCTCGCCACCTTGTTCGAGTCAACAAGGCAACATCGCCAAACCTTATGGCAGTGAAACCTGCCATACACaaacaaaagaataaatttaaGATAGTGCACTCAGAGTTTTGCATTTGCAAACAAACTTGCCTTCCATATACACATATCTTACAGAAACCAcccgttttaaaaaaaaaattatctcgtCGTTATCTATAACAAAGACGATGCAACCGGGGTCCAACTACAAGTGTCATTCAGGTTGCATGTGAATACGCGAATGCAACAATTATTACTTCTATTCGTATGCAGATGGATATCGCGACGGCGTGCAATGTCTTGAAAGCAAATGCATTTTGTCTTGCTGGCAGAACATTTTCACTTGCACCTCTGTCGATCGAAGAATACAACGGTGTGCTGAAATTCAAAAACGCTCAAATAGTTTCACTGGGGGTTTGGTTTAGTCTCGCTGCCGTGAGGCCGAAAGTGCAACAGTCGTTTTTCAGAGACAACCTCACTGAAGTATAGGGCGCGACAAGCTGTATATATAACTAGCATAGATTGCATTTGAGAGgtttccaattctgaacaaaattgtgcaaagtaaacgcaccgcgagcccgGCATGACCGCGTGTGCTGCGGCATATGACACCTTCAGCATTCTTCCTTTCGAACCCGCACAGTGGCGGTGCCGTTGCGCGATTTCACCCCGCTACGTCTTCCTTAGGCATGGTGTTTAACATCGCAGCCAGACTGGCCAGGCACGTCGTGCACACGCCTCACAAGCAAAAGCCAGCGAAAGCAAGCGCGCCACGCCCCCGTTGCGCAGATCGCGCGATATGTACAGCCGAAGTAGGCGGCGGATTGCTGTTGAGAAGTTTCAATGCAACAGACCATTttattaaaaatgcatttaagTTTGTGCAATAAGTGGTATGCCCGAAAAAACGTAAGTGGGGTAAGCGTTTTGTTCTGCtcgtgtttttgtgtttagtgacGTAACCGGAACTTCCGCTGCTGTAGCTTCGGGACTTAGGAAAAACGTGGGcgaatcagcaattatcggttaagaaaaggttaaagaaacagagagggctctgtgggaaacagggatgctgacgaattcagcactgggaacatacaggatttttaagcaggaaattgccaaagaaaatacctACGATAATTGTAGGGGCAGCTCTTTGTTGTGAACTCGCCGTCCACGATCGCCGACATTGCCCATACGAAcccggcggactcgctaggcctattcgtattGCAGGTGTGCCGAAGGGAGAACATATGAAatgtcgctcgtttcgcttattcgtattacggagaaggagagagagagaggctctttaatgaagaacagagaatttagccggcgtttcaatatcgctggcatgctactctgcgtagggaggggaatttgggagataaagactgaaggagagcagcgtggaagaggtggaaaaaaaaacatgaaggtGCAAACACGagagtcatcgtctcatcgacgTGAAGGTTTCGCTCGGTCGCCGATATGAGAtgccggctggtgcgtcagcgacggcatatatgccgatcagcacaccgaccGCCGAGTCGTCGAAACAGCGCCTCGCCGATGCCGAgcgtcgccgttcatagtacgtcacgttactgtgttATGATGTCACTTCTATTCACTGATATCGTTAccagggctctacgtcaccacctatagcgctagcgatgggcCTCGATCGCGAGAAAGAGCACTTAGGGACTCTTTCTAGCTCCATTAAAATGTACTTTAAGCACTTGTTGCGTCCAATACTTCGccgtgggtgaccttacatacagaggaagtccataacaagcttactatagcctcaaaatttgatgtcccaaccccttTAAGATTGGCATCGCAGTTGCTCTGGCAACGAGTGATGCACAACCGCGTTCCCGTTAGGTCCGGCCTTATGGCACAAGCCACCATGCTGGCTACATTGGTAGTGTGTCGTCATTCTGCAAAGAGCTCACATTTTCTCGGTACTTAACAGAAATTTGTCGCGCGCTTTGCCCTGCTTGCACCTCTTGAGTTAAGGAATCATGTCTTGTGATGCTGTTTATTATATGCTTCATTGAATAAAAATATTCTGCTAAATTGGCTTGGATAACTTTGACTTATGGCTAAGAGCAACATGCGCATACTGTGTCTTTCCTGCTAGACCTGGCAGGGAAAGCTTGACGATtatccggaccccgtagagtatgtGTTACGGGTCTGTGACGCTGCCCATCGAGCCAGCGATTTTTCTAGCGTTCCTGATCAGGCGGGCCCCCGGAACCTGCGTGCCGGAGGTCCTGCCTGCCGTCCTGCTGCCCGGCGCCGCGCTGCTGTCGTGGTGACCCGGGCGGAGCCATGGAGCGACCCTGCCCAGCTGTAGCGCCCTACGAAGGCGCAGTGTTTCCTGTTTACAGTGCCGGTTTCCTGTTTACAGTGCCGGAACCTGTTCCGGCCGACCACCTCATCGACATCCTCGAGGAGGTGGTCGGGGGGATGACTTATCTGCAGCACCTCGGAGGTCTTCGATTCCTGGCTGCCATGGCTTCcatggctcaggtgtccaacacGTTGGCGAGAGGCAGCCTGCTGATCGCCGGAAAAGATGTGCCGCTGGAACAGATGGGAGTTCCGGTGGTTGATGTGACGGTCTACCGTCTTCCGCCATGCGTCAGCGATGCAGACCTGATCGCGGCGTTCACGCCGCATGGGAAGGCCTTCCTGAGCAGGAACCGCATCGGGAATGGGACGCGCCTCGTCAAGTTGGAGATGACAAAGTCTCCACCCAACTTCCTGACGGTGGCCGAGACTCGAGCCATGATCGAGTACCGCGGCATGAGGCGCGTCTGTTCCCGTTGCGGAGGAGAGGGCCACTTCGGTGCAGCCTGCAAGTCGGTGCGCTGCGGCCGGTGCGGCGCTTACGGGCACGTGGGAGCGGATTGCAGGCCCGTGTGCAAGCGCTGCGGTGGGGCCCATCCCACGCCCGACTGCATCCGGCCGCGTTCCtacgcggcggcggtggcgtcgGCGGCAGCCAAGGCGCCTCAGGAGCCTGGCGATGAGCCCAGACTGTCGGAATCATCTCAGGCGGCTGGCGCCGTTTCCAGCGGCGCGGCGGAGGAAGCGGTGACGAGCCTGGCCGAGCCTGCTGTCCAGCGGGACGACGCCGTGACCAGCCCTGCTGACGACCAGGCGGGGAAGGAGCTGGCAAGCTCCTCGTCATCCCAGTCCGCGGCTGAGCAGACGGAGGGCACCTCCGACGCCGAGAAGTCGGCTTCGGTCGACTCGGACGATTCGCTGGGCGACTCGTCTCTCGAGGAGCCTCCGAGCCTGGATGCCTGCC comes from the Amblyomma americanum isolate KBUSLIRL-KWMA chromosome 1, ASM5285725v1, whole genome shotgun sequence genome and includes:
- the LOC144125595 gene encoding uncharacterized protein LOC144125595, which translates into the protein MERPCPAVAPYEGAVFPVYSAGFLFTVPEPVPADHLIDILEEVVGGMTYLQHLGGLRFLAAMASMAQVSNTLARGSLLIAGKDVPLEQMGVPVVDVTVYRLPPCVSDADLIAAFTPHGKAFLSRNRIGNGTRLVKLEMTKSPPNFLTVAETRAMIEYRGMRRVCSRCGGEGHFGAACKSVRCGRCGAYGHVGADCRPVCKRCGGAHPTPDCIRPRSYAAAVASAAAKAPQEPGDEPRLSESSQAAGAVSSGAAEEAVTSLAEPAVQRDDAVTSPADDQAGKELASSSSSQSAAEQTEGTSDAEKSASVDSDDSLGDSSLEEPPSLDACLLDVPTAAQHYDTEADTESPASPSPSDDLHTPVNDAQGSDSSSEPRPQAPHIPVALPPRGPCVAKVRAGARKVHDLEDPKRQLSSSSEGNAPSSATSAPKKARTADDDDDVLMDVTGNE